The following proteins are co-located in the Camelina sativa cultivar DH55 chromosome 12, Cs, whole genome shotgun sequence genome:
- the LOC104729886 gene encoding costars family protein At4g33640-like, translated as MNVEEEIQKLEEEIHRLGSRQTDGSYKVTFGVLFNDDRCANIFEALVGTLRAAKKRKIVAFEGELLLQGVHDKVEITLRPPPPQAAAPAAASS; from the exons aTGAACGTAGAAGAAGAGATTCAGAAACTGGAAGAAGAGATCCATCGTCTTGGTTCTCGTCAGACCGATGGCTCTTacaag GTGACGTTTGGAGTCTTGTTCAATGACGACCGATGTGCCAACATCTTCGAAGCATTGGTTGGGACATTGAGAGCCGCCAAGAAACGCAAAATTGTTGCTTTCGAAGGTGAACTCTTGCTTCAAGGTGTTCACGACAAGGTTGAGATCACTCtccgaccaccaccaccacaagcTGCTGCTCCTGCTGCTGCCTCCTCCTAA